From the Ferroacidibacillus organovorans genome, the window TTGAGGATCCCGACCGGCTCAAGGTAGAGGTAGTGGCGCCATGACCGACCATCGTCAATATGAGCACGATTTACGAGCATTGTTGCGCGCAACGGACTGGTTCATGCAAGCCTTGCGTGTGGTGCGTGAATGCAATCCTCCGGATTGGCTGGTTGGTGGTGGTGTCATTCGCACACTGGTGTGGGACTGGTTACACGATGAATCTACGCCGACACCGCTGAATGATATCGATGTGGCATATTTTGATCCAACAGACTTACAACCGGACAGAGACTTGGAGATTGAGCGAACGCTGTATCATCTCCTGCCGAAGATGCCTTGGCAGGCAAAAAATCAGGCGGCTGTTCACTTGTGGCACGAACGGAAGTTTGGGTTTCCCGTTGAACCGCTTGCTTCGAGCGCAGACGGGGTTGGGACTTGGCCAGAAACAGCGACGAGCGTCGCCGTCCGTCTTCTCGACGATGATGAGTTTCTCATGGTCGCACCGTGTGGGCTGAACGATTTGTTTGAGTTGGTATGTCGTAGAAATCCTCGGCGAGTGACCCAACAGATTTTCGAGCAGCGTCTCGCTGACAAACAAATTGTGAAGAAATGGCCGAAGGTGCATGTGGTTCATGACCATCCAAGGGAGGGATCGAGTTGCTGACGCTGTTTCGCTACAACTGGCAGGTTCGGGAGGAATGGTTTGACTGGTGTGAGGGCGTACCCGACGAGGAACTCACCCGACAGCGGATCGGCGGGGTGGGGAGTTTTTTACGAACCCTGTGGCACATTGTAGATTCTGAATACAGTTGGATTCGTGCGATGGAGGGAAAACCCGACGTTCAGCTTCCCTTTGAGGTGGAATTGTCAAATTTAGTTTAGCCCCGAAACTCGTAATACCGGTCTATGGCTACGCCTAGGGGGTGTGAGTGAAGA encodes:
- a CDS encoding nucleotidyltransferase family protein; the protein is MTDHRQYEHDLRALLRATDWFMQALRVVRECNPPDWLVGGGVIRTLVWDWLHDESTPTPLNDIDVAYFDPTDLQPDRDLEIERTLYHLLPKMPWQAKNQAAVHLWHERKFGFPVEPLASSADGVGTWPETATSVAVRLLDDDEFLMVAPCGLNDLFELVCRRNPRRVTQQIFEQRLADKQIVKKWPKVHVVHDHPREGSSC
- a CDS encoding DinB family protein encodes the protein MLTLFRYNWQVREEWFDWCEGVPDEELTRQRIGGVGSFLRTLWHIVDSEYSWIRAMEGKPDVQLPFEVELSNLV